A window of Trichoderma atroviride chromosome 3, complete sequence contains these coding sequences:
- a CDS encoding uncharacterized protein (MEROPS:MER0011800) — protein sequence MPLSSSSLFEDPTYDMFKFPSRRSVVHSTEGIVACSQPLAAKCGLEVLRAGGNAADAAVAVAAGLNMTEPCSTGIGGDMFILYWDAAKQQVFSMNGSGRSGANCTLEKIRADLDIDDGDVGKIPMTSVHAVTVPGAAAGWADAVERFGSGRLDLKQILDPAIRLGEKGFPVSEVTGYYVRWTGLFFDVAGI from the exons ATGCCTCTCAGCAGCTCGTCTCTCTTCGAGGACCCAACCTACGACATGTTCAAGTTCCCTTCACGACGAAGCGTCGTCCACAGCACTGAGGGAATTGTCGCATGTTCACAGCCTCTGGCCGCCAAATGCGGTCTTGAAGTACTGCGAGCAGGAGGCAATGCTGCC GACGCTGCCGTAGCAGTTG CCGCCGGCCTCAACATGACCGAGCCCTGCTCAACCGGCATCGGCGGCGACATGTTCATCCTCTACTGGGACGCCGCCAAGCAGCAAGTCTTTTCCATGAACGGCTCCGGCCGCTCGGGCGCAAACTGCACGCTCGAAAAGATCCGCGCCGACCTCGAcatcgacgacggcgacgtgGGCAAGATCCCCATGACGAGCGTCCATGCCGTGACTGTTCCCGGCGCGGCAGCCGGATGGGCGGATGCAGTTGAGCGgtttggcagcggcaggcTGGATTTGAAGCAGATCCTGGACCCGGCGATTCGGCTGGGCGAGAAGGGATTCCCGGTGTCTGAAGTGACCGGCTACTACGTACGTTGGACTGGTCTTTTCTTTGATGTTGCAGGTATTTGA
- a CDS encoding uncharacterized protein (MEROPS:MER0094876) codes for MLRPTMQKCSKSIPAKQTASEPPRPGEIMKNPTLAQTFRTLAEEGKRGFYTGRIAHELVKVVQDLGGHLTLEDLEHHLELGSEPVEPISLKFRGQGLTKESADEGIELWEHPPNGQGIIALMALGIIQELEKQGEIPTFKPDDFNTTPYLHAIIEALRLSFADGSWYIADPNVTPVPIEGLLSEKYLFQRASLFNPKRALDLVEHGEPNFPSPALQSSDTVYFTVSDSHGNAASFINSNYGGFGTCIIPKGCGFTLQNRGANFSLDANHPNKLEPRKRPYHTIIPAMATNLKDGSLHSSFGVMGGFMQPQGHVQVLLGQIVGKLNPQQALDAPRICVGAGFPEPGKPLDWTVSVEETMAPEVIEGLRQLGHKVVVVGGGPKRGLFGRGQIIRYTLDPVEKTPIWSAGSDMRADGAAYPL; via the coding sequence ATGCTTCGCCCAACTATGCAGAAATGCTCAAAGTCGATCCCAGCCAAGCAGACGGCGTCAGAGCCCCCCCGTCCAGGCGAAATCATGAAGAATCCCACCCTGGCACAGACATTCCGCACGCTGGCCGAAGAGGGCAAAAGGGGCTTCTACACTGGCAGAATCGCCCACGAGCTCGTCAAGGTCGTCCAGGATCTCGGCGGCCATCTCACATTGGAGGACCTGGAGCACCACCTTGAGCTGGGCAGCGAGCCCGTCGAGCCCATCTCTCTCAAGTTCCGCGGCCAGGGCCTCACCAAGGAATCTGCCGACGAGGGCATCGAGCTCTGGGAACACCCGCCCAACGGCCAGGGCATCATCGCCCTCATGGCCCTCGGCATCATCCAAGAGCTCGAGAAGCAGGGCGAGATCCCGACGTTCAAGCCCGACGACTTCAACACCACGCCCTATCTCCACGCCATCATCGAGGCCCTCCGCCTGTCCTTTGCCGACGGCAGCTGGTACATTGCCGACCCCAACGTCACGCCCGTGCCCATCGAGGGCCTCCTCTCGGAAAAGTATCTCTTCCAGCGCGCCTCGCTCTTCAACCCCAAGCGCGCCCTCGATCTCGTCGAGCACGGCGAGCCAAACTTCCCCTCGCCGGCCCTCCAGAGCAGCGACACCGTCTACTTCACCGTGTCTGATTCTCACGGCAACGCCGCCTCCTTCATCAACTCCAACTACGGCGGCTTCGGCACGTGCATCATCCCCAAGGGCTGCGGCTTCACGCTCCAGAACCGCGGCGCAAACTTTTCCCTCGACGCCAACCACCCGAACAAGCTGGAGCCTAGAAAGCGGCCGTATCACACCATCATcccggccatggccaccaatCTCAAGGACGGCTCTCTGCACTCGTCCTTTGGCGTCATGGGCGGCTTCATGCAGCCCCAGGGACACGTCCAGGTCCTGCTAGGCCAGATTGTCGGCAAATTGAACCCGCAGCAGGCGCTGGATGCGCCGCGGATATGCGTCGGCGCGGGCTTCCCCGAGCCCGGCAAGCCGTTGGACTGGACGGTGAGCGTCGAGGAGACGATGGCGCCCGAGGTTATCGAGGGGCTGAGGCAGTTGGGCCACAAAGTGGTTGTTGTTGGCGGAGGGCCAAAGAGAGGCCTGTTTGGACGAGGGCAGATTATCAGATACACGCTTGATCCGGTTGAGAAGACGCCGATTTGGTCGGCGGGCAGTGACATGAGAGCAGATGGAGCGGCATACCCGTTGTAG
- a CDS encoding uncharacterized protein (TransMembrane:2 (i21-39o59-78i)): protein MDGVLSNIQNQGITTILRSSVFAAAIIHCIIAVAMPHLNELSSSSPAQDVSAARSDGKVHLLLAASGSVAAIKIPNIIRGLSQHPNLSIRLVLTSSAAHFLQGQADEQPSLAEIRKYPNVDAIYTDESEWVQPWTRGAPILHIELRKWADLLVIAPLSANTLAKMVHGISDSLLLSIALAWDTDGSVDGKKKKILVATAMNTAMFRSPLTRRNLKTLNDVMGGPDGWVEELQTISKGLACGDVGQGGMATWETIVAAIQSKLGLAAEGNGDDESSRLKEDNSVGQQTGSTVNKNK from the exons ATGGACGGCGTCCTGTCCAATATCCAGAACCAAGGCATCACGACAATCCTGCGCAGCTCCGTATTCGCAGCCGCAATAATCCActgcatcatcgccgtcgccatgcCGCATCTTAACGagctctcctccagctctcCAGCGCAGGATGTCTCTGCAGCCCGTAGCGACGGCAAGGTGCATCTCCTGCTGGCCGCCTCTGGATCCGTAGCAGCCATAAAGATTCCCAACATCATCAGAGGACTGTCGCAGCATCCCAACCTGTCAATCCGCCTCGTACTCACCAGCTCAGCCGCCCATTTTCTGCAAGGCCAGGCAGATGAGCAGCCCAGCCTGGCGGAGATTCGCAAGTATCCCAATGTCGACGCCATATACACGGATGAGTCTGAGTGGGTGCAGCCATGGACTCGGGGCGCGCCAATCCTGCACATTGAGCTGAGAAAAT GGGCCGACCTATTGG TAATTGCACCACTCAGTGCAAATACCCTCGCCAAGATGGTGCACGGCATTAGCGATTCTCTCCTATTATCAATTGCCCTCGCCTGGGACACCGACGGCTCTGTTGacggcaaaaagaagaagattctcgTCGCCACAGCCATGAACACCGCCATGTTCCGGAGTCCCCTCACGCGGCGCAATCTCAAGACTCTCAACGACGTCATGGGCGGCCCGGATGGATGGGTTGAAGAGCTCCAGACCATCTCAAAGGGGCTTGCCTGCGGAGATGTTGGCCAGGGCGGAATGGCAACATGGGAGACGATTGTGGCGGCGATTCAGAGCAAGCTTGGGTTGGCGGCTGAAGggaatggagatgatgaaagTAGCAGATTAAAAGAAGACAACTCAGTTGGCCAGCAGACAGGCTCAACAGTGAATAAGAATAAATGA
- a CDS encoding uncharacterized protein (EggNog:ENOG41), producing the protein MAHPSRPSLMSRLFPQEDGPAGRLSSTEDPSSSTLFSAEKAPFGSSSSASFQDESIRRNNLYQACFASFSNTAAQDRVQQDRAVEEDILTSLKKAFAEEAVELHTSTRAKLFEAQQDINSKISDFETLTSSITSAVDDIYANLSYPPSATLCSSDNFPSVTVATHLASAKAQLEEAKKQLHDLQDEWEDTVRLEEGLRKELASIEKAPGQSDADDARMISFKEQVEQLVLNNIQALDEIEDTYKEEVQAERMKMMQAMWD; encoded by the exons ATGGCGCATCCCAGCCGACCATCCCTCATGAGCCGCCTCTTCCCCCAAGAAGATGGCCCAGCAGGTCGTCTCTCCTCCACCGAAGATCCATCGTCCTCTACACTATTCTCGGCGGAGAAAGCTCCATTTggatcatcgtcgtcggcatcatTCCAAGACGAAAGCATTCGCCGCAATAACCTGTATCAAGCATGTTTTGCTTCCTTCAGCAACACCGCAGCGCAAGACAGAGTGCAGCAGGACAGGGCCGTCGAAGAAGACATTCTGACATCTCTCAAAA AAGCCTTTGCCGAAGAGGCCGTCGAACTGCACACCTCCACCAGGGCCAAACTCTTCGAAGCTCAGCAGGATATCAATTCGAAAATCTCCGACTTCGAGACGCTTACGTCTTCCATCACCTCTGCCGTAGACGACATATACGCCAACTTGTCATATCCACCTTCTGCTACCCTGTGCAGCTCTGACAACTTCCCCTCGGTCACCGTCGCAACTCATCTTGCAAGCGCCAAAGCCCAATTAgaagaggcgaagaagcagcttcacGACCTACAAGACGAGTGGGAGGATACCGTTCGCTTGGAAGAAGGCCTTCGCAAAGAGCTTGCCAGCATAGAAAAGGCGCCTGGACAGAGTGATGCGGATGATGCCAGAATGATCAGCTTCAAGGAACAAGTGGAGCAGCTCGTGTTGAATAACATTCAGGCCCTTGACGAAATAGAAGAT ACATACAAAGAAGAGGTCCAAGCagagagaatgaagatgatgcaggCCATGTGGGACTAG
- a CDS encoding uncharacterized protein (EggNog:ENOG41~SECRETED:SignalP(1-18)): MKSSLLSAVLALAPGAIAWKQVSSCDDIKYTSVPGFFLQDDPNTNPSTFDYASQNFGLLNRTYPTDAKFDPRHKKTQWQRFANYVDSLNEECRRDKKTTYKVLFMGRHGEGWHNAAETYYGTPAWNCYWGELDGNGTATWSDAQLTANGIAQASKANAYYKSRFEQEKMPYFESYYSSPLKRCIQTANTTFATLNLPHSHAFKPTIKELFRESISIHTCDRRSTKTQIHAFAPHFLFEEGFSEDDLLWRGSEDEGETSAHQVARSKIVIDDVFSHDDNTWISITSHSGEIGSILTVLNHQSFGLNTGQIIPVLVKAELVEPTVEPTTTYASFTTEPTCKSPPLTSIAGQGCVCATVTTTTFTTAKATLKAEL; encoded by the exons ATGAAGTCCTCTCTCCTGTCGGCTGTCCTGGCGCTTGCTCCCGGCGCCATTGCCTGGAAACAAGTCTCCAGCTGCGACGACATCAAGTACACGTCGGTCCcgggcttcttcctccaggACGACCCCAACACCAATCCCAGCACCTTTGACTAT GCAAGCCAGAACTTTGGCCTCCTCAACAGGACGTATCCCACCGATGCCAAGTTCGACCCTCGGCACAAGAAGACTCAGTGGCAGCGCTTTGCCAATTATGTCGACTCGCTGAACGAGGAGTGCAGAAGGGACAAGAAGACCACCTACAAGGTGCTCTTCATGGGCCGTCACGGCGAGGGATGGCACAACGCCGCCGAGACCTATTATGGCACTCCTGCGTGGAAC TGCTACTGGGGTGAACTCGATGGCAATGGCACTGCTACCTGGTCCGATGCCCAGTTGACTGCCAACGGTATTGCCCaggccagcaaggccaacgCCTACTACAAGTCACGCTTTGAACAGGAAAAGATGCCGTACTTTGAGTCATACTACAGCTCGCCCCTCAAGCGATGCATCCAGACCGCCAACACCACCTTTGCCACTCTCAACCTGCCTCACTCACATGCCTTCAAGCCCACCATCAAGGAGCTCTTCCGTGagagcatcagcatccaCACCTGCGACCGCCGCTCTACCAAGACTCAGATCCACGCATTTGCGCCCCATTTCCTGTTTGAGGAGGGCTTTTCCGAGGACGACCTGCTGTGGCGCGGCAGcgaggacgagggcgagaCCTCTGCCCACCAGGTCGCGCGCAGCAAGATTGTCATTGACGACGTCTTTTCGCACGACGACAACACCTGGATCAGCATCACCAGCCACTCTGGTGAGATTGGCAGCATCCTGACTGTGCTGAACCACCAGTCTTTCGGCCTCAACACCGGCCAGATCATTCCTGTCCTTGTCAAGGCCGAGTTGGTTGAGCCCACTGTCGAGCCCACCACCACCTATGCTTCTTTCACTACCGAACCGACATGCAAGTCACCGCCCTTGACCAGTATCGCCGGCCAGGGTTGCGTTTGCGCCACCGTCACCACCACTACCTTTACCACTGCAAAGGCTACGTTGAAGGCCGAACTCTGA
- a CDS encoding uncharacterized protein (CAZy:GH11~SECRETED:SignalP(1-19)), whose amino-acid sequence MVAFTSLLAGFAAVAGVLSAPTEDVQVEKRQAIGPGTGFNNGYYYSYWNDGHAGVTYTNGAGGSFSVNWANSGNFVGGKGWNPGSSTRTINFSGSYSPNGNSYLSVYGWSKNPLIEYYIVENFGTYNPSTGATKLGEVTSDGSVYDIYRTQRVNQPSIIGTATFYQYWSVRRSHRSSGSVNVGNHFNAWRNLGLTLGQLDYQIIAVEGYFSSGSANINVS is encoded by the exons ATGGTCGCCTTCACATCTCTCCTCGCCGGCTTTGCCGCTGTTGCCGGAGTCCTGTCGGCTCCTACTGAAGACGTGCAAGTCGAAAAGCGTCAGGCCATTGGCCCCGGCACTGGCTTCAACAACGGCTACTACTACTCGTACTGGAACGACGGCCATGCCGGCGTGACTTACACCAACGGCGCTGGCGGCTCGTTCAGCGTCAACTGGGCCAACTCGGGCAACTTTGTGGGAGGCAAGGGATGGAACCcgggcagcagcaccag AACCATCAACTTCTCCGGCAGCTACAGCCCCAACGGCAACAGCTACCTCTCCGTCTACGGCTGGTCCAAGAACCCGCTCATCGAGTACTACATTGTCGAGAACTTTGGCACCTACAACCCGTCGACGGGCGCCACCAAGCTGGGCGAGGTGACGTCTGACGGCAGCGTCTACGACATTTACCGCACGCAGCGCGTCAACCAGCCGTCCATCATCGGCACGGCCACCTTTTACCAGTACTGGTCGGTGCGCCGCAGCCACCGCTCCAGCGGCTCGGTCAACGTGGGCAACCACTTCAACGCCTGGCGCAATCTCGGCCTGACGCTGGGACAGCTGGACTACCAGATTATTGCCGTGGAGGGATATTTCAGCTCTGGCAGCGCCAACATTAACGTCAGCTAG
- a CDS encoding uncharacterized protein (EggNog:ENOG41~SECRETED:SignalP(1-17)): MKISTLSAALIASPSLAAPTTSQASSTKVVYANSGHIYLASYDGSKFTTAVNSSFKNTDPSWLAFVPPNSLYAVNDIASNTFLYNIDTNANTIKQVTNKQGSGGVVHLETNKAGTRMLGAGYGSGKIDVWNIENGGLSLIKSISSPGPLGPDPDRQDAPHPHQTVNDPTGRYFFANDLGTDSILVIDSQNDAFNIVNRMAVVPAGSGPRHGVFYPFGAAKATHYFLLCEMGNVVISYKLNYTDNGKGIEFTTTQVLNSFGPNSQKPAGAGAGELVLSPDNKDLYLSNRLTGQATDNIAHIKLIDNGADNVQLLWINSVSSGGTGPRMFSISNDGSSLFVTNQDGALGVAAISRNATDGSLDTNFHGTISNSAFGGQGPQYIKQIQ; the protein is encoded by the coding sequence ATGAAAATCTCCACCCTCTCCGCGGCCCTCATCGCCTCCCCTTCTCTCGCCGCTCCCACCACCTCCCAAGCATCCTCCACCAAAGTCGTCTACGCCAACTCCGGCCACATCTACCTCGCCTCCTACGACGGCTCCAAGTTCACCACCGCCGTCAACTCCTCCTTCAAAAACACCGACCCCTCCTGGCTCGCCTTTGTCCCGCCCAACAGCCTCTACGCCGTCAACGACATCGCCTCAAACACCTTCCTCTACAACATCGACACCAACGCCAACACCATCAAGCAGGTCACCAACAAGCAAGGCTCCGGCGGCGTCGTCCACCTCGAGACTAACAAGGCCGGAACCCGCATGCTCGGCGCTGGCTACGGCTCCGGCAAGATTGACGTCTGGAACATTGAAAACGGCGGGCTGTCCCTCATCAAGAGCATCTCGTCCCCGGGCCCCCTCGGCCCTGATCCCGATCGCCAAGACGCGCCTCACCCGCACCAGACCGTCAACGATCCCACCGGCCGCTACTTCTTCGCCAATGACTTGGGCACCGACTCCATCCTCGTCATAGACTCGCAGAACGACGCCTTCAACATCGTCAACCGCATGGCCGTCGTGCCCGCTGGCTCTGGCCCCCGCCACGGCGTCTTTTACCCTTTTGGCGCCGCAAAGGCCACTCACTACTTTTTGCTCTGCGAGATGGGCAACGTTGTCATCTCGTACAAGCTCAACTACACCGACAACGGCAAGGGCATTGAATTCACCACCACGCAGGTGCTTAACAGCTTTGGCCCCAACAGCCAGAAGCCAGCGGGTGCGGGCGCCGGCGAGCTCGTCCTCTCCCCTGACAACAAGGACCTGTACCTCTCCAACCGTCTAACCGGCCAGGCCACCGACAACATTGCCCATATCAAGCTCATTGATAACGGCGCCGACAATGTGCAGCTCCTGTGGATCAACTCGGTGTCGTCGGGCGGCACGGGACCTAGAATgttcagcatcagcaacgaCGGCAGCTCCCTGTTTGTAACCAACCAAGACGGTGCTCTCGGCGTGGCGGCCATTTCTCGCAACGCCACGGATGGCTCGCTCGACACCAATTTCCACGGCACCATCAGCAACAGCGCATTTGGCGGCCAGGGTCCCCAGTATATCAAACAGATTCAGTAA